A region from the Lutra lutra chromosome 1, mLutLut1.2, whole genome shotgun sequence genome encodes:
- the LOC125091653 gene encoding olfactory receptor 10H4-like: protein MVYEFIIVGFSNFPQHLLPAFFLLFLLMYLFTLLGNLLIMATVRSEHSLHTPMYLFLCALSISEILYTLAITPRLLADLLSTRHTITFVACASQMFFSFTFGFTHSFLLMIMGYDRYVAISHPLWYNVLMSTRTCAHLVSLSWAGGSLMGMMVTLIVFHLTFCGSNEIHHYGCHALSLLKLACGKETSSVTLGVILVCVTVLMGCLFLIILSYVFIVAAILRIPSAEGRHKTFSTCVSHLTVVIVHYSFASIIYLKPKGPHSMDSNTLMATTCTVFTPFLSTIIFSLRNKELKNAIKKTFQRKFNPLSS, encoded by the coding sequence ATGGTGTATGAATTCATCATCGTTGGCTTCTCCAACTTCCCACAGCATCTCCTGCCTGCATTCTTCCTGCTATTCCTGCTCATGTACCTATTCACGTTGCTGGGGAACCTGCTCATCATGGCCACTGTCAGGAGTGAGCACAGCCTGCACACGCCCATGTACCTCTTTCTGTGTGCACTGTCCATCTCTGAGATCCTCTACACCTTGGCCATTACCCCACGCCTGCTGGCCGACCTGCTCTCCACCCGCCACACCATCACCTTTGTGGCCTGTGCCAGCCAGATGTTCTTCTCCTTTACATTTGGCTTCACCCACTCCTTCCTGCTCATGATCATGGGCTATGACCGTTACGTGGCCATCAGCCACCCCCTGTGGTATAACGTGCTCATGAGCACTCGCACCTGTGCTCATCTGGTGTCCTTGTCCTGGGCTGGTGGCTCACTCATGGGGATGATGGTGACTCTGATAGTTTTTCACCTCACCTTCTGTGGGTCTAATGAGATCCATCATTATGGCTGCCATGCTCTTTCCCTCCTAAAGTTGGCCTGTGGGAAGGAGACATCCTCTGTCACCTTGGGTGTGATCCTGGTGTGTGTTACAGTATTGATGGGATGTTTATTTCTCATCATCCTCTCCTATGTCTTCATCGTGGCTGCCATATTGAGGATCCCTTCAGCTGAGGGCAGGCACAAAACCTTCTCCACATGTGTGTCCCACCTCACTGTAGTCATTGTGCACTACAGTTTTGCCTCCATTATCTACCTCAAGCCCAAGGGCCCCCATTCTATGGACAGTAACACTCTGATGGCCACCACCTGTACAGTCTTCACCCCCTTTCTCAGCACAATCATTTTCAGCCTCAGAAATAAGGAACTCAAGAATGCCATAAAGAAAACCTTCCAGAGAAAATTCAATCCCCTAAGCTCCTGA